The Engraulis encrasicolus isolate BLACKSEA-1 chromosome 3, IST_EnEncr_1.0, whole genome shotgun sequence genome segment aaccccaaaatagtggcatacccctttaatgttcaGAAGACTGGCACTGCCGTCTAGCTGGCTTAGCTATGGTGTTTGCAATGCTGCCTACAGTATATGGACTCTATGAGcaatggactttttttttttaaggacgcATTCACATGCTCGTGCTGTAAACTGCACTGCATAAAATACAGTAATGAACacgcagagttgtataaagttgaAGTACTCTTatatatgtaattacaacactagtggtcagtggtgtagtctacttttttgatgtgggtatactgtatatttgagattttttttttaagtgggtatactgtatatatttgtgccattcaaaacaatggatcaatcaattttaagtgggtatactgaaatccctgaaatttagaagtgggtatactccgtatacccgcgttctacgtagactacaccactgctagtggtatgtacagtatgtggtagtGGTAGGCCTAATACATGGTTTCAACacattgtaatatcatactagtaGTGTCGTAATTGCatctgtaacagtacttctacttctctTCTTTACATAACTCTTGTCAACAACACTTTTATACAGCCACTCAATGGTGATTCAATCAATCAATGTATAGCAGTGCCCCGATTCATTTGAGTATTTTATAAAAGTAACTGACAACTGGCTGCTGAgagcttttttttgcatttacagtaatggTTGATTTTTAATGGCAAATTGTGCCGAAAGACGCTCGAAGGTTTATGAATTGGTTTTATCACTCAGGAGGAGGTCAAGAGTTATCTGAACAAACTCTCAGATGTGCAGAACTTAGGTGCTACGTTTGCCGGTAAAATACTTTGTGAATTCTTAATCCACAATTCAAAGTAACGACTATCATGCCTGGGTTTTCTTTACAGTCActatgttttatatatttttcgTCAGCAAAATAATTGTTTACACTGAATTCCAAATAAAAACATTATAACTGCCATGCATGCTGACTCATTCTTTGTAATAAAAACTGTATTTGTAGTAGTACACTAGCTAACTAGTAATGACAGAAAATAAAGGTGTACATTGCAGTTGCACAAGGGCCAACAACTCCTTCTTGTGTTAAGTATATGGTACataaccagtacacacacactgttggaagTTAACACTTATCACTTATACTCTACAACTTCATCATAGAGTGCTCAAATGAAAAAGAAGGCAAGAACATTTTACTCAAAACCACATAAAACATTTTATTTCTGCAACCTGTACAAGATGACAATATGTCATGAACACTGAAATTACAGTATGTCTCTATTGTCAACAAGACCTTTATGCAGCATCAAACCACTGTTTCTCTGGAAAGGACAAGAACATACAGCTGGAAAAGGAACGCATTTTACTTCAGAACTTTACTGTGTTGAACCTGGTGTCTCATGGAATCACCATGGCTTGCATTTTTGAATCAGTGAGGAGAGAAACAAATTCAttggaaaaacaaacaacaagaaGGTTTTCACACTGGTCAGTCATCAGTCTCTTATTCTCCATTAACTGGTATCAAGTCagccttctttttctttttcttcttcagcttTGCAGGTTGAGTGTTCTCATGTGCGTCGTGTTTCTGTGTACCAGTATTTGCATCACCGCATTCATTTTCATTACCCTCATCCACCTTAGgaactttgtttttctttttcttcttcagcttTGCAGGTTGAGTGTTCTCCTGCGCGTCGTGTTCCTGTGTATTTGCATCACCAGGAGATTCTTGGCATTCCTTTTCAGTATCATCGTCCACCTGAGgaactttgtttttctttttcttcttcttcttctttttctttgtgaCTAAGCCATCAGAGGCATCACCTTTGCTCTCCTGTGCATCCACAGCAGAGTCTGTGTTTTGAACTGTCTTTTCAGCGTAGTACGGGCGCACAATGTCAGATATGGTCACTGCAGCCTGTTTGAACCTCATCTCCTTCTCGCTGTCACTGTcactaccagagagagagagagagagagagagagagacatgaacaaAAAAATTCTTACGTTTTGGCTTACCAAACTAAAACCTCACATACGGTGTAAGTGGACAATTATAATACAAAGTGAATTATTCATCATCAAGTTATGTATACAGTGGTGGCAAATAGTAAATAAATACTTGTGAGGGGTTCATCCATGGGGTTACCTGGAGCTTGGGGCAGGTCTCCGCTTCAGTGAGGGAGCTGGCGGAGGTTCAGAGCTCCCTGGTACAGAtgttgagaagagaagaaaacctAGAAattggaggaaaagagagggatatTAGAGAGGGATATTAGAGAGGGATATTAGAGAGGGATATTAGAGAGGGATATTAGAGAGGGATATCCACATTTATCGCACAAGGTAAATGTCATCACTCACCAAGTCTTTGTGGTAGGGTAGAACAAAAAATCACAAGCGTTTTGGCAGGCTTATAGGTTATTTAGGAGCCTCAGGGTGGCAATTGTATGATTGGCCTAACGATAAGGAGATGCGCTGTGGGTCGTGCAGTAAATAACATGTCTTGCAGCACCCGTGTTTGAAGATGATTGATGTATCCATAACTTGTGCTTTGTTAAGTGACTGTCTATGCCTTATTATTGATGCAGTGCAACTGGGGATAAGTAAGCAACGTCCTAGAAAGTCTCTGACGCAAATAAGGCTGTTGGCGACTGATCAAACAAATATTTTAGTCGCCAAGCAGCTGAATTGGGGAGAAGTTTTGCCCGACGCGCCATTGTACAAATGGGCTTCAAGATGATCCGCATTTCGTTTGCTTGCTCTTGCTTTGTTCACTTATCTTTCTTCATTGTAAAAGGTTCACATGTGTTCCATcatgaaagggacactgtgcaggaaatggtcaaaaagggtactgcaactatgctgctcattgaaactgggctgcctattgccaaatttgacctttacatgaaagtttactaagtaataaacaaatattttctagtatggtcatttttttcagctaaaaatggctaattttggaaattgaaaatggcggaccatggagaagatcccccttttcatgtatgaaaagtgcaattttgccagtcataatgaatacttagaatttgatggaggtggtaagtattcatgaaaaaggtaacattagtaaatgcaatgtaatgtaatgtaatgtaattagtgaatgggcagcatgaattctggaaataaactactaaaaatctcacacagcgtccctttaaAATCCAGACATTCAAAGCAGCGAAGCCAGGTGGGCAAAAGTGCAGTGCAAACTAAGCTTAAAGTGCACAAAGTAGCGTGGTCATAGAACGGTTCTAAGCATAAAGTCACAAAGTGTACGAAGTGTGCTCAGCAAAAAGTATGCTCTACCCAAACACCTACTCCGTACTACTACAACTCTGATATATCCCCAGTGCCAGGTGATATACAAAACAATCACCATGTGACCCTATATACGCACATCACCACCCCAGCATGTCAATCACACAAAATAAAATCCGTCCATAACAAGGGCTGTCACGATGacaaattttgctggacgataaattgcccaagaaattattgcgattaACAATACTATTGTCGTACCCATGGTCATTTTCAAACActataatgacaatgggataaaaATGTACGGCAGGGGGTGATAGATAAATAGATGGCTAGATAAGGCAGAAAGATGGATAAGGCAGACAGATGGACTGAAAAACAAAAGTACAGCGAAATTTCGCTGAGCGAAATGTACCTATCGGTATTCAGTCTCTTGggtagacaaagagagagtgacGTGGAAAACAAAGAACCATGCATATATAACTTACTGTTGTGGCCATaaaagttatcatgcttgtaaaaacttGTTGTACGACTTATTAAATATTTTAACAGCCCTAGATCAAAGTCACTGACTGGACACACTTaccttcatcctcatcctcctccttttccttccaAGATGGTGAGTTGCTGCAACCCACTGTTGGCTTGGACACTTCTGAAATACACCTGGAGAAAAGTAATCAGCAGGTGATTAACTGCACTGTCAGTCAGTgacaaggggtgcatcccaatatgtgaccttgcctcctccacttgtgcttgtctcctcgtcccgcctcctggcccctcctccgtggagaaaacgataaagtttcccagctgtcagcctcgccacaacaacttttgagggactgtttttcattcaccatcccaattgcaaatgagaaaaatacttcacaattcagcttttgcaagatattgaaatataatgctgttgtcagtgatgtcatcatgacgagaagcaagtggaggaggcaaggggaggaggcaaggtcgcatattaaaacgcactcatcaATTTCTCTGGTG includes the following:
- the c3h12orf43 gene encoding protein CUSTOS; translated protein: MSSDSSSEEDTEKLKEATWSFGPAETNGCQTEQAKNGTKSRRAVVSEHEHDGNELQTTPEFRAHVAKKLGAVLDGCISEVSKPTVGCSNSPSWKEKEEDEDEGFLLFSTSVPGSSEPPPAPSLKRRPAPSSSDSDSEKEMRFKQAAVTISDIVRPYYAEKTVQNTDSAVDAQESKGDASDGLVTKKKKKKKKKKNKVPQVDDDTEKECQESPGDANTQEHDAQENTQPAKLKKKKKNKVPKVDEGNENECGDANTGTQKHDAHENTQPAKLKKKKKKKADLIPVNGE